The Epilithonimonas zeae genome contains a region encoding:
- a CDS encoding phospho-sugar mutase produces MSELSTLDKAKLWLSETFDEETRIKVQSLIDSNSPDLEDSFYRELEFGTGGMRGVMGVGTNRLNKYTLGQATQGLANYLHQQFSGEEIKVAIAYDVRHNSKEFGKIVADVLTANGIKVLLFKQHRPTPELSFTVRDKKCNAGIVLTASHNPPEYNGYKVYWSDGAQIVPPDDENIIREVYSTKFEDIKFDGNDDLIEWIGEEQDDVYIDACMENSLYQNVGRDNLNIVFTSIHGTTYTTVPKALEKAGFTKLDLVQEQMIPSGNFPTVASPNPEEPAALSMAMDLARITNADIVIGTDPDGDRLGIAVRNLEGEMQLLNGNQTNTILTYYILDQWKKAGKITGKEFIGSTIVTSDVFFDVAEKFGVDCKVGLTGFKWIGKMIRDFEGQEKFICGGEESFGFMTGDFVRDKDSCGSILTACEIAAWCKANGTTVYEYMIDIYKEVGFYFEGLINVVRKGRTGAEEITQMMSDFRSNPPKEIAGSPVEEVKDFKEQTCFVVSKNEKKVMDDIPKSNVLIFYTQDGTKVCVRPSGTEPKIKFYVSVKDSITSKEDFVAKLPKLEEKIAKVKQDLNL; encoded by the coding sequence ATGTCAGAATTATCAACATTAGATAAAGCAAAACTTTGGCTTTCCGAAACATTTGACGAGGAAACAAGAATTAAAGTTCAATCCTTAATCGATTCCAATTCGCCGGATTTGGAAGATTCTTTTTACAGAGAATTAGAATTCGGAACAGGCGGAATGCGTGGCGTAATGGGCGTTGGAACCAATCGTTTAAATAAATATACATTAGGACAAGCAACTCAAGGATTGGCTAATTATCTTCATCAGCAATTTTCTGGCGAAGAAATCAAAGTGGCAATTGCTTATGATGTTCGTCACAACTCAAAAGAATTCGGGAAAATCGTTGCTGATGTTTTGACAGCGAACGGAATCAAAGTCCTGCTGTTCAAGCAACATCGCCCAACTCCAGAATTGTCTTTCACTGTTAGAGATAAAAAATGTAATGCGGGGATCGTTTTGACGGCTTCTCACAATCCACCGGAATATAACGGTTACAAAGTATATTGGAGTGACGGTGCGCAAATCGTTCCGCCGGATGATGAAAATATCATCAGAGAAGTTTATTCAACTAAGTTTGAGGACATCAAATTCGATGGAAATGATGACCTAATCGAATGGATTGGCGAAGAACAAGATGATGTTTATATCGATGCTTGTATGGAAAATTCTCTTTACCAAAATGTTGGAAGAGATAATCTGAATATTGTTTTCACATCCATCCACGGAACAACTTACACAACCGTTCCAAAAGCATTGGAAAAAGCTGGATTTACAAAATTAGATTTGGTTCAGGAACAAATGATTCCGAGCGGAAATTTCCCAACGGTTGCTTCCCCGAATCCGGAAGAACCTGCTGCACTTTCTATGGCAATGGATTTGGCTAGAATTACCAATGCTGATATTGTTATCGGAACAGACCCAGACGGCGATAGATTGGGAATTGCAGTTAGAAATCTTGAAGGCGAAATGCAGCTTCTTAATGGAAATCAAACCAATACAATTCTTACTTATTATATCCTTGACCAATGGAAAAAAGCTGGAAAAATTACTGGAAAAGAGTTCATTGGTTCTACAATTGTGACTTCTGACGTTTTCTTTGATGTTGCAGAAAAATTCGGAGTGGATTGCAAAGTTGGATTGACTGGATTCAAATGGATTGGGAAAATGATTCGTGATTTTGAAGGTCAGGAAAAGTTCATTTGCGGAGGCGAAGAAAGTTTCGGTTTTATGACCGGAGATTTCGTTCGTGACAAGGATTCTTGTGGTTCTATTTTGACAGCTTGTGAAATCGCTGCTTGGTGTAAAGCCAATGGAACAACGGTTTACGAATATATGATTGACATCTATAAAGAAGTTGGTTTCTATTTCGAAGGCTTGATTAATGTTGTAAGAAAGGGTAGAACAGGTGCTGAAGAAATTACCCAGATGATGAGCGATTTCAGAAGTAATCCACCAAAAGAAATTGCTGGTTCTCCAGTAGAAGAAGTGAAGGATTTCAAAGAGCAGACTTGTTTCGTCGTTTCTAAGAACGAGAAAAAAGTAATGGACGATATTCCAAAGTCTAATGTATTGATTTTCTACACACAAGACGGAACGAAAGTTTGTGTTCGTCCTTCAGGAACCGAGCCAAAAATCAAATTTTATGTTTCTGTAAAAGACAGCATCACTTCAAAAGAAGATTTTGTTGCCAAATTGCCTAAGCTTGAAGAGAAAATTGCCAAGGTAAAACAGGACCTCAATTTGTAA
- a CDS encoding GIN domain-containing protein, translating into MKKLLYLFLILTIVSCGKVSPKGEIQSKDVELAEFSRLDLKGKFRVFYVQSPHNFVNVETYPNFFDNLNIEVKDKNLSISEKSETDKVDFYNITIYGKNPFDVIKIADSVELNISSQMKVENFALHLKDNAKFIGSVISEKSEIEMTNKSRANLLGKTTLAKLSIKDTASIISPYWYIKDLEIDSQNGNYAELNVDEEIKGKIGNTSKLVYYGNPSKKLKVTEKATLENKKIN; encoded by the coding sequence ATGAAAAAACTATTATATTTATTTCTAATCTTAACAATTGTTTCCTGCGGAAAAGTCTCTCCAAAAGGAGAAATCCAGTCCAAAGATGTGGAGTTAGCTGAATTTTCCAGACTGGATTTGAAAGGAAAATTCCGTGTGTTTTATGTTCAAAGTCCACATAACTTTGTGAATGTGGAAACTTATCCTAATTTTTTTGATAATCTTAATATTGAAGTTAAAGATAAAAATCTATCAATTTCAGAGAAAAGTGAAACGGATAAAGTAGATTTCTATAACATCACGATTTATGGAAAAAATCCTTTTGATGTGATTAAAATTGCTGATTCTGTAGAACTTAACATTTCAAGTCAAATGAAAGTCGAAAATTTCGCTCTTCATTTAAAAGATAATGCTAAATTTATCGGTTCAGTGATTTCAGAAAAGTCTGAGATTGAAATGACGAATAAAAGCCGGGCCAATCTGTTGGGAAAAACAACTTTAGCAAAACTTAGTATCAAGGATACAGCGAGTATTATTTCGCCTTATTGGTACATCAAAGATTTAGAAATCGATTCCCAAAACGGAAATTATGCAGAACTGAATGTGGATGAAGAAATCAAAGGTAAAATCGGTAATACTTCGAAGTTGGTTTATTACGGAAATCCTTCGAAAAAACTGAAAGTAACTGAAAAAGCAACTTTGGAAAACAAGAAAATTAATTAA
- a CDS encoding glycoside hydrolase family 3 C-terminal domain-containing protein, whose product MIKKLILLSVLGCMTQFSFAQKKTPVYLDDSKPVEQRIEDALSRMTLEEKINIIHAQSKFSSHGVPRLGIPELWTADGPHGVRSEVLWDEWDQAGWTNDSIIAYPALTALSATWNRNMSSIYGKSLGEEARYRGKDVILGPGVNIYRTPLNGRNFEYMGEDPFLTSQMVVPYIKGVQANGVATSVKHFALNNQETFRHSSNVILDDRALYEIYLPPFKAAVQEGDSWTIMGAYDLYKGQHASHNQYLLNDILKGEWGYKGVVVSDWGAVLDTDQAIHNGLDLEFGTWTNGLSKGTSNAYENYYLAKPYLDLIKSGKVGTKELDDKVRRVLGLAYKTSMNKNKPFGSIASEEHIAAAKQIASEGIVLLQNQKATLPINLSKTKKIAVIGENAIKMMTVGGGSSSLKVKYETLPLDGIKERFGKQTEVVYARGYVGDVGGDYNGVKSGQNLKETRSSAELIAEAVKLAKESDFVVFVGGLNKSDHQDAEGMDRESYGLPYDQDKLISELSKANKNLAVVLVSGNAVAMPWIKEVPSVLQSWYLGSESGHAIAAVLAGDANPSGKLPFSFPVKLEDNSAHALGEYPGNKAELAAGKGKDLKDPINITYNEGIFVGYRWHDTKNIKPLFSFGHGLSYTTFEYGKVKADKSELTANDKITFTVNVKNTGKMNGAEVVQLYISDLKSSLPRPLKELKGFDKVYLKAGESKDVSITIDKSALSFFDPAKHDWVAEPGDFEALIGSSSSDIRTKIKFTLK is encoded by the coding sequence ATGATTAAAAAATTAATATTACTTTCTGTATTAGGCTGTATGACACAGTTTAGTTTTGCTCAGAAAAAAACACCTGTTTATTTAGACGATTCCAAACCTGTAGAACAACGTATCGAAGATGCTTTGTCAAGGATGACTTTGGAGGAAAAAATCAATATCATTCACGCTCAATCCAAATTCAGTTCTCACGGCGTTCCAAGATTAGGAATTCCTGAATTGTGGACTGCAGACGGACCTCACGGCGTACGTTCAGAAGTACTTTGGGACGAGTGGGACCAAGCAGGCTGGACTAATGATTCTATTATTGCTTATCCGGCTTTAACGGCTTTGTCTGCAACGTGGAACAGAAATATGTCTTCCATCTACGGAAAATCTCTGGGAGAAGAAGCGCGTTACAGGGGAAAAGATGTCATTCTCGGACCTGGTGTTAATATTTATAGAACACCACTTAACGGCCGTAACTTCGAATATATGGGAGAAGACCCATTTTTGACTTCGCAAATGGTTGTGCCTTATATTAAAGGTGTGCAAGCCAATGGCGTAGCGACGAGTGTGAAGCATTTTGCATTGAATAATCAAGAAACTTTCAGACACTCCAGCAATGTGATTTTAGATGACAGAGCTTTGTATGAGATTTATTTACCACCTTTCAAAGCAGCAGTTCAGGAAGGGGATTCTTGGACAATTATGGGCGCTTATGATCTTTATAAAGGCCAGCACGCTAGTCATAATCAATATTTGTTGAATGATATTCTGAAAGGTGAATGGGGCTACAAGGGTGTTGTAGTTTCCGATTGGGGAGCAGTTTTAGATACAGACCAGGCGATTCATAATGGTTTGGATTTAGAATTCGGAACCTGGACAAACGGTTTATCAAAAGGAACAAGTAATGCTTATGAAAATTATTATTTAGCAAAACCTTATTTGGATTTGATTAAATCTGGAAAAGTTGGAACTAAGGAATTGGATGATAAAGTAAGACGCGTTTTAGGGCTGGCTTACAAAACATCAATGAACAAAAATAAACCATTCGGTTCTATCGCTTCAGAAGAGCATATCGCTGCTGCGAAACAAATCGCTTCAGAAGGTATTGTTCTTCTTCAAAATCAAAAAGCAACATTGCCAATCAACCTGTCTAAGACTAAGAAAATTGCAGTGATAGGAGAGAACGCTATCAAAATGATGACTGTTGGCGGTGGAAGTTCTTCTTTGAAAGTAAAATACGAAACTTTACCACTTGATGGTATCAAAGAACGTTTCGGCAAACAAACTGAAGTCGTTTATGCGAGAGGATACGTTGGCGATGTCGGTGGCGATTATAATGGTGTAAAATCTGGTCAAAACTTAAAAGAAACGCGCTCTTCTGCGGAATTAATTGCAGAAGCTGTGAAGTTGGCGAAAGAATCTGATTTTGTAGTTTTTGTTGGAGGTCTTAATAAAAGCGACCATCAGGACGCAGAAGGAATGGACAGAGAAAGCTATGGTTTGCCTTATGACCAAGATAAATTGATTTCCGAATTGTCTAAAGCCAACAAAAATTTGGCTGTAGTTTTGGTTTCCGGAAATGCCGTTGCAATGCCTTGGATCAAAGAAGTGCCTTCAGTTTTGCAGTCTTGGTATTTGGGTTCTGAATCTGGTCACGCGATTGCTGCAGTTTTGGCTGGTGATGCTAATCCATCCGGAAAATTACCATTCAGTTTTCCTGTGAAGTTGGAAGATAATTCGGCGCACGCTTTGGGAGAATATCCTGGAAATAAAGCAGAATTGGCTGCTGGAAAAGGAAAAGATTTGAAAGATCCTATCAATATTACTTATAATGAAGGGATTTTTGTGGGTTACCGTTGGCACGATACGAAAAATATCAAACCATTATTTAGTTTTGGACACGGTTTGAGTTACACCACTTTCGAATATGGGAAAGTAAAAGCAGACAAATCTGAATTAACAGCTAATGATAAAATCACTTTTACGGTAAATGTGAAAAATACAGGTAAAATGAATGGAGCAGAAGTGGTGCAATTATACATTAGTGATCTGAAATCATCATTACCAAGACCATTGAAAGAACTGAAAGGATTCGATAAAGTTTATTTGAAAGCAGGAGAATCCAAAGATGTCTCTATCACAATTGATAAATCTGCATTGAGCTTCTTTGATCCTGCAAAACACGATTGGGTTGCTGAACCAGGCGATTTCGAAGCTTTGATTGGAAGTTCTTCTTCTGATATCAGAACAAAAATCAAGTTTACTTTGAAATAA
- a CDS encoding bifunctional riboflavin kinase/FAD synthetase yields the protein MKIIRDLTEYHSTTPLALSLGMFDGVHLGHLSIINKLNEIAEKEHLESAILSFWPHPRKFLNPNDDVKMLNTLEEKLELLEKSGIKNIFLKTFDEEFRNLTGTEFCEQVLVDKLNVKHIIIGHDHTFGKNKSGNFELLKSLSNKLGFKVNQLEAVQTNDLNISSTKIRIALSEGRINDANKMLGYNYPLTGKVIHGKKLGRTIGYPTANIEVPINKLLPKKGAYIVEVYMDNQFYKGMLSIGTNPTIDDQNESLHTEVYILDFDQDIYDKDITIKFRDFLHNEIKFEGLEKLIEKLDEDKRLTEEYQF from the coding sequence TTGAAAATCATCAGAGATCTTACAGAATACCATTCTACAACACCTTTAGCATTATCATTAGGTATGTTTGATGGTGTTCATTTGGGACATTTATCTATCATCAATAAATTGAATGAAATCGCAGAAAAAGAACATCTTGAATCTGCTATCCTCAGTTTTTGGCCACATCCAAGAAAGTTTCTAAATCCAAATGATGATGTAAAAATGCTAAATACGCTTGAGGAGAAGTTAGAATTACTTGAAAAAAGCGGAATCAAAAATATTTTTCTAAAAACTTTTGACGAAGAATTCAGAAATCTGACAGGAACTGAGTTTTGCGAACAGGTTTTAGTTGATAAACTCAATGTTAAACATATTATAATAGGACACGACCACACTTTCGGGAAAAATAAAAGCGGAAATTTTGAATTATTGAAATCTTTGTCCAATAAATTAGGTTTTAAAGTCAATCAATTGGAAGCTGTTCAAACGAATGATCTTAATATTAGTTCTACAAAAATCAGAATCGCTTTATCAGAAGGAAGAATCAATGATGCCAACAAAATGTTAGGTTACAATTATCCATTGACCGGAAAAGTGATCCACGGAAAAAAATTGGGAAGAACCATTGGTTATCCAACTGCAAACATCGAAGTTCCAATTAATAAACTACTCCCTAAAAAAGGTGCTTATATCGTTGAAGTTTATATGGACAATCAATTCTATAAAGGAATGCTAAGCATCGGAACCAATCCTACAATCGATGACCAGAACGAATCTTTACATACGGAAGTATATATTCTTGATTTCGATCAGGATATTTATGATAAAGACATCACTATCAAATTCCGGGATTTTCTGCACAACGAAATCAAATTTGAAGGTTTGGAAAAGCTGATTGAAAAATTGGATGAAGATAAAAGATTAACTGAAGAATATCAGTTTTAA
- a CDS encoding MmcQ/YjbR family DNA-binding protein: protein METEEIREYCLGKKAVTEGFPFDNETLVFKVGGKMFLLISLEKQPATFSAKADPEWSEELRENYPQISGAYHMNKTHWNSVLCEGLKKELILKLIDHSYDLVFKSLTKKLQAEILNS, encoded by the coding sequence GTGGAAACAGAAGAAATCCGTGAATATTGTTTAGGAAAAAAGGCAGTTACAGAAGGTTTTCCTTTTGATAATGAAACCTTGGTTTTCAAGGTTGGTGGAAAGATGTTTCTTTTGATTTCCTTAGAAAAACAGCCTGCAACATTTTCAGCAAAAGCGGATCCGGAATGGAGTGAAGAACTTCGGGAAAATTATCCTCAGATTTCTGGTGCTTATCATATGAATAAAACCCATTGGAATTCAGTTCTTTGTGAAGGTCTTAAAAAAGAATTGATCCTTAAATTGATTGACCATTCTTATGATCTGGTATTTAAATCTTTGACGAAGAAGTTACAAGCGGAAATTCTCAATAGCTAA
- the atpD gene encoding F0F1 ATP synthase subunit beta — MANQIKGKISQIIGPVIDVVFNEVEELPKIYDALEITKSNGEKVVLEVEQHIGEDMVRCIAMDATDGLQRGQEVTGTGKQITMPVGDEVNGRLFNVVGDAIDGIQNLSKEGGLPIHRPAPKFDQLTTSAEVLFTGIKVIDLVEPYAKGGKIGLFGGAGVGKTVLIQELINNIAKGHGGLSVFAGVGERTREGNDLLREMLESGIIKYGDEFMHSMENGGWDLSKVDLEAMKESKAAFVFGQMNEPPGARARVALSGLTLAEYYRDGGETGQGRDVLFFVDNIFRFTQAGSEVSALLGRMPSAVGYQPTLASEMGAMQERITSTKNGSITSVQAVYVPADDLTDPAPATTFAHLDATTVLDRKIASLGIYPAVDPLASTSRILAPEIIGEEHYDCAQRVKEILQRYKALQDIIAILGMEELSEEDKLVVYRARKVQRFLSQPFHVAEQFTGIPGSLVDIKDTIKGFNMIIDGELDQYPEAAFNLKGTIEEAIAAGQKMLAENA, encoded by the coding sequence ATGGCAAACCAAATTAAAGGAAAAATTTCACAAATTATTGGACCAGTTATCGACGTGGTTTTTAATGAAGTTGAAGAATTACCAAAAATATATGACGCTTTAGAGATCACTAAAAGCAACGGAGAAAAAGTTGTATTAGAGGTTGAGCAGCACATTGGTGAAGATATGGTAAGATGTATCGCAATGGATGCTACAGATGGTCTTCAAAGAGGTCAAGAAGTAACTGGTACAGGTAAACAAATTACAATGCCGGTTGGTGATGAAGTTAATGGTCGTCTTTTCAACGTAGTTGGAGATGCTATTGATGGAATCCAAAACTTGTCTAAAGAAGGAGGTTTGCCAATCCACAGACCAGCACCAAAATTTGACCAGTTGACAACTTCTGCTGAAGTTCTTTTCACAGGGATCAAAGTAATTGACCTTGTTGAGCCTTATGCAAAAGGAGGTAAAATTGGATTGTTTGGTGGAGCTGGTGTAGGAAAAACAGTATTGATCCAGGAATTAATTAACAATATCGCAAAAGGTCACGGTGGACTTTCTGTATTCGCAGGAGTAGGAGAAAGAACGAGAGAAGGAAATGATCTTTTGAGAGAGATGTTGGAATCTGGGATTATCAAATACGGAGACGAGTTCATGCACTCTATGGAAAATGGAGGTTGGGATCTTTCAAAAGTAGACTTAGAAGCTATGAAAGAATCTAAAGCTGCTTTCGTTTTCGGTCAGATGAATGAGCCACCAGGAGCAAGAGCAAGAGTAGCATTGTCTGGTCTGACTTTAGCTGAATACTATAGAGATGGTGGAGAAACTGGTCAAGGTAGAGATGTACTATTCTTCGTAGATAACATCTTCCGTTTTACACAAGCTGGTTCTGAGGTATCTGCACTTCTTGGTCGTATGCCTTCAGCGGTAGGTTACCAACCAACTTTGGCTTCTGAAATGGGTGCGATGCAGGAGAGAATTACTTCAACTAAAAACGGATCTATTACATCTGTACAGGCGGTTTATGTACCTGCGGATGACTTAACTGACCCGGCTCCGGCAACAACGTTTGCTCACTTGGATGCAACTACAGTACTAGATAGAAAAATTGCTTCATTAGGTATTTACCCAGCGGTAGATCCATTGGCTTCTACGTCAAGAATCTTGGCTCCGGAAATCATTGGTGAAGAACATTATGACTGTGCTCAAAGAGTAAAAGAAATTCTTCAGAGATACAAAGCATTGCAGGACATTATTGCAATCCTTGGTATGGAAGAATTGTCTGAAGAAGATAAATTGGTAGTTTACAGAGCTAGAAAAGTTCAGAGATTCTTGTCTCAACCTTTCCACGTTGCTGAACAGTTTACAGGTATTCCAGGATCATTGGTTGATATCAAAGATACCATCAAAGGATTTAATATGATCATCGACGGTGAGTTGGATCAATATCCGGAAGCGGCTTTCAACTTGAAAGGAACTATCGAAGAAGCTATCGCAGCCGGACAAAAAATGTTAGCTGAAAACGCTTAA
- a CDS encoding pyridoxal phosphate-dependent aminotransferase: protein MKVSKLASNLVGSEIIKIGNEVNDLKAKGAQISNLTIGDLNSNIYPIPQELKNGIEKAYKNNLTNYPPANGLQSLRTSVSNDLKKRWNLDYSANDILITAGSRPLIYAVFKTIVDEGDKVIYPIPSWNNNHYAYLTSANAVEVQTQESNNFLPTADDLRPHLEGAVLLCLCSPLNPTGTMFTKEQLSEICELVLEENKKRGADEKPLYLMYDQIYAMLTFGSDHYNPVSLFPEMKDYTIYVDGTSKCFAATGVRVGWGFGPSLVIDKMKALLTHVGAWAPKPEQEAVAEFLADDSAVDTFLDDYKQKLNTSLKELHAGIQDLKSKGFDVESISPMGALYLTIKLDYLGKTAPDGKVLEDSTDLVFYLINNAGMALVPFSAFGNDKSVPWFRASVGGCSLDDIKDCLPKLEKALNDLK, encoded by the coding sequence GTGAAAGTATCTAAACTCGCATCTAACCTAGTTGGTTCAGAAATCATCAAAATCGGAAATGAAGTAAACGATTTGAAGGCCAAAGGTGCACAAATCTCAAATCTTACAATCGGCGACCTTAATTCCAACATCTATCCAATTCCACAAGAATTGAAAAACGGAATCGAGAAAGCTTATAAAAATAATCTTACCAATTATCCGCCAGCAAACGGTTTGCAATCTTTGAGAACATCCGTAAGCAACGACCTCAAAAAACGTTGGAATCTGGATTATTCAGCTAATGATATTTTGATTACAGCCGGTTCTAGACCTTTGATTTATGCAGTTTTCAAAACAATTGTTGACGAAGGCGATAAAGTGATCTATCCGATTCCTTCCTGGAATAACAATCATTATGCTTATTTGACAAGCGCGAATGCGGTTGAAGTTCAGACTCAGGAATCCAATAATTTCTTACCGACAGCGGATGATTTGAGACCACATTTAGAAGGCGCAGTTTTGCTTTGTCTTTGTTCTCCACTCAATCCAACTGGAACAATGTTCACAAAAGAGCAATTGTCCGAGATTTGCGAATTGGTTTTGGAAGAAAATAAAAAAAGAGGAGCAGACGAAAAACCGCTTTACCTGATGTATGACCAAATCTACGCAATGTTGACTTTCGGTTCAGACCATTACAATCCTGTAAGTCTTTTTCCGGAAATGAAAGATTACACGATTTATGTTGACGGAACGTCTAAATGTTTTGCGGCGACAGGTGTTAGAGTTGGTTGGGGATTCGGGCCGAGTTTGGTAATTGATAAGATGAAAGCTCTTTTGACGCACGTTGGAGCTTGGGCGCCAAAACCAGAACAGGAAGCAGTTGCCGAGTTTTTAGCTGATGATTCTGCGGTTGATACTTTCTTAGATGATTACAAACAAAAACTGAATACAAGTTTAAAAGAACTTCACGCAGGAATCCAGGATTTGAAATCCAAAGGTTTTGACGTCGAAAGTATCTCACCAATGGGAGCACTTTATTTGACAATCAAACTCGATTACCTTGGAAAAACTGCACCAGACGGAAAAGTTTTGGAGGATTCTACAGATTTGGTTTTCTATCTGATTAATAACGCAGGAATGGCTTTGGTTCCTTTCTCAGCGTTTGGAAATGATAAGTCAGTTCCTTGGTTCAGAGCTTCTGTTGGAGGTTGTTCTCTGGATGATATTAAAGATTGTCTTCCTAAGTTGGAGAAAGCTTTAAATGATTTAAAATAA
- the kdsB gene encoding 3-deoxy-manno-octulosonate cytidylyltransferase yields the protein MKIIAVIPARYNSTRFPGKMMEILGDRTIITTTYQNVVETGLFDEVFVATDSELIFDEISKNGGKAVMTGEHETGSDRIAEAVQNIDCDIVINVQGDEPFLKKEPLKQLIDVFSKDDKKEVSLASLKIQLKESEEIQNPNNVKVVTDNNGFALYFSRSVIPFHRELSYNVKYYKHIGVYAFRKEALLKFSSLEMTPMEISEKLEQLRYLENGMKIKMVETDFVGIGIDTPEDLEKAKKLI from the coding sequence ATGAAAATTATCGCAGTCATTCCTGCTCGTTATAATTCTACAAGATTTCCAGGCAAAATGATGGAGATTTTGGGAGACAGAACTATTATCACAACTACTTATCAGAATGTTGTGGAAACAGGTTTGTTTGATGAAGTGTTTGTCGCTACAGATTCCGAATTGATTTTTGATGAAATTTCCAAAAACGGCGGAAAAGCTGTAATGACAGGCGAACACGAAACCGGAAGCGACAGAATTGCAGAAGCTGTTCAAAACATCGATTGTGATATTGTGATTAATGTTCAGGGTGATGAACCTTTCCTTAAGAAGGAACCTTTAAAACAATTGATTGATGTTTTTTCTAAAGATGATAAAAAAGAAGTTTCTTTAGCTTCATTAAAAATTCAATTAAAAGAATCTGAAGAAATTCAGAATCCAAATAACGTAAAAGTCGTTACTGATAATAATGGATTTGCATTGTATTTCAGTCGTTCCGTGATTCCTTTTCATCGAGAATTATCTTATAATGTCAAATATTACAAACATATTGGCGTTTACGCTTTCAGAAAAGAAGCTTTGCTTAAATTCTCTTCTTTAGAAATGACTCCTATGGAAATTTCGGAAAAATTAGAGCAATTGCGTTACTTAGAAAATGGAATGAAAATTAAAATGGTAGAAACCGATTTTGTCGGGATTGGGATTGATACGCCGGAAGATTTGGAGAAAGCCAAAAAACTGATTTAA
- a CDS encoding histidine kinase, protein MKKLILIFSIIFSIIISAQSAKDIIDKNIENSGGLTNWKLLNTVQIQGRVTLGVNDSYLMKIYQQRPNLTKTAIVVGGKETPVEGYDGTNGYAMNYAQNKLQKYNDYIPESFDNDFIDWENKGFEAELLGKEKIGEQVYFKVELTKNVNKTIYFFDVKNYMLFREIKKDETLTYSDYRKVGNLLMPYRIESSSPKKDSDYVMMINKIEINKELPKNTFKF, encoded by the coding sequence ATGAAAAAATTAATTCTCATATTTTCCATTATATTTTCTATCATTATTTCTGCTCAATCGGCAAAAGATATCATTGATAAAAACATAGAAAATTCTGGAGGTCTTACCAACTGGAAACTTCTGAATACGGTTCAGATACAAGGGCGAGTAACTTTGGGAGTTAATGATTCTTACTTAATGAAAATCTATCAGCAACGCCCTAATCTTACCAAAACGGCAATTGTAGTGGGTGGAAAAGAAACACCTGTTGAAGGCTATGATGGAACGAATGGCTACGCAATGAACTACGCTCAGAACAAGCTACAAAAGTATAACGATTACATTCCTGAGAGTTTTGACAATGACTTTATAGACTGGGAAAACAAAGGTTTTGAAGCAGAATTGTTAGGTAAAGAAAAAATCGGAGAACAAGTTTATTTTAAAGTAGAATTGACGAAAAATGTGAATAAGACCATTTACTTTTTTGATGTCAAAAACTATATGCTATTCCGGGAAATCAAGAAAGACGAAACCCTGACTTATTCCGATTACAGAAAAGTAGGAAACTTATTGATGCCTTACAGAATCGAATCCTCTTCGCCTAAAAAAGACAGTGATTATGTGATGATGATTAATAAAATCGAAATCAATAAAGAACTTCCGAAGAATACTTTCAAATTCTAA